In Candidatus Methylomirabilis lanthanidiphila, a single genomic region encodes these proteins:
- a CDS encoding ORF6N domain protein: protein MSSRGALSPAPSVERRILPIRSQRVMLDADLAALYGVSTRVLNQAVKRNPERFPEDFMFRLTVAEKAEVITNCDHLRPLRFSPALPYAFTEHGATMLASVLNTPIAVQASVQVVRAFVRLREVLGAHKDLARKLEEIEKKYDAQFKIVFDTIRALMTTPDKAPRSIGFRVEEAAAAYGRRRRPQRRPLRPLGGEGGDEGEGIVGAPLAAPVLKTVCGARPHRFHLRRT, encoded by the coding sequence ATGAGTTCACGGGGTGCTCTGAGTCCGGCGCCAAGCGTTGAGCGGCGCATTCTTCCCATCCGCAGCCAACGTGTGATGCTGGATGCCGACCTGGCAGCCCTCTATGGAGTATCAACACGGGTGCTCAACCAGGCGGTGAAACGGAACCCGGAACGCTTCCCCGAAGATTTCATGTTCCGTCTGACGGTAGCGGAGAAGGCAGAGGTGATCACAAACTGTGATCACCTCCGACCGCTCAGGTTCTCCCCTGCTCTCCCCTATGCCTTCACCGAGCACGGGGCAACCATGCTGGCGAGCGTCCTCAACACGCCCATCGCGGTTCAGGCCAGCGTACAAGTCGTCCGGGCCTTCGTGCGACTGCGGGAAGTGCTGGGAGCCCACAAGGACCTCGCCCGCAAGCTAGAGGAGATCGAGAAGAAGTACGACGCGCAGTTCAAGATCGTCTTCGACACCATCCGCGCACTGATGACCACGCCGGACAAGGCGCCGCGGTCCATCGGCTTCCGGGTCGAGGAGGCTGCGGCGGCATATGGAAGACGGCGCCGCCCCCAAAGAAGACCCCTTCGCCCCCTTGGGGGAGAAGGTGGGGATGAGGGGGAGGGGATCGTAGGGGCGCCGCTTGCTGCGCCCGTTCTCAAGACCGTTTGTGGGGCGCGACCGCACCGGTTCCATCTGCGCCGGACGTGA
- a CDS encoding Putative zinc ribbon domain protein, producing MLQDLEQLIQLQGLDGEIAVLDGAIAAIPVQIRTMEQQLVQAKAALDAAAAEVEQLQKVRRQKERDLDEAGRELKKRQGRLFEIKTNQEYTATLKEVEGLKQKISTLEEEILIGLDDIDSAVKIRNQETEKVRVTEAEFLKNKQQREDELRKLQDRVSILRKTRERRSGSVEASLLQVYLRLLKSRDGLAVANATGRSCEGCHVALTPQLYNEVRRNEAIRTCEGCGRILYWKG from the coding sequence GTGCTTCAGGACTTAGAGCAACTCATCCAGCTACAAGGGCTCGACGGCGAAATCGCTGTACTTGATGGGGCGATCGCCGCTATTCCAGTCCAGATCAGAACGATGGAACAGCAATTGGTTCAGGCCAAGGCGGCTCTCGACGCGGCCGCCGCTGAGGTAGAGCAGCTCCAGAAAGTTCGCCGCCAGAAAGAGCGTGATCTGGATGAGGCCGGCAGAGAGCTGAAAAAGCGGCAAGGCCGCCTATTTGAGATCAAGACTAACCAGGAATACACGGCGACCCTGAAAGAGGTCGAGGGGCTGAAGCAGAAGATCTCGACGCTCGAGGAAGAGATTCTCATCGGCCTTGACGACATCGACAGCGCCGTGAAAATCCGCAATCAGGAAACGGAGAAGGTCAGGGTCACGGAGGCAGAGTTTCTGAAAAATAAGCAGCAGCGAGAAGACGAGCTGCGGAAACTACAAGACCGCGTGTCAATATTACGGAAGACCAGGGAACGCCGGTCCGGAAGCGTGGAGGCGTCCCTGCTGCAGGTATACCTTCGACTGCTCAAGAGTCGGGATGGCCTGGCGGTTGCGAACGCAACAGGCCGGTCGTGCGAAGGGTGCCACGTAGCCCTCACGCCTCAGTTGTATAACGAGGTTCGCCGCAACGAAGCGATTCGCACCTGCGAAGGGTGCGGTCGGATCCTCTATTGGAAGGGGTGA
- a CDS encoding toxin PIN yields MSYSVDVNVLLYASDTSSPKHPEAIRFLEERPSDPDLFCIAWSTLVAYLRIATHPRIFARPLSPSDALGNVESLLSLPRVRTLSEGEDFLDGYRGVTARFPVRGNLVPDAHLATLLQQYGVGRLYTADRDFRKFDFLEVVDPFE; encoded by the coding sequence ATGAGCTATTCGGTAGACGTCAACGTCCTTCTCTACGCGTCGGACACATCCAGTCCCAAGCATCCGGAAGCCATCCGCTTCCTGGAGGAGCGCCCCTCAGACCCCGACCTGTTCTGTATTGCCTGGTCCACGCTGGTTGCCTATCTCCGCATCGCCACCCATCCGCGAATCTTCGCCCGGCCGCTCTCGCCGAGTGACGCGCTGGGGAACGTCGAGTCCCTTCTCAGCCTGCCGCGCGTGCGTACGCTCTCGGAGGGGGAGGACTTCCTTGATGGCTACCGTGGCGTGACCGCCCGCTTTCCTGTGCGCGGCAACCTTGTTCCCGACGCTCATCTGGCGACCCTTCTCCAACAGTACGGCGTAGGCAGGCTGTATACGGCCGATCGGGACTTCAGGAAATTCGACTTCCTCGAGGTTGTCGACCCCTTCGAATAG
- a CDS encoding helicase Cas3 has protein sequence MGSNNEWFAHSANSSGRRHCLREHLASVSRLAAEFAEGLPWADEARFSGLLHDLGKYGDIFQARLRGEAKGIDHWSAGAWAALRDSRSVAAALAIQGHHIGLQRLGKDALRAMDPDRLAESHPLGLQLSETQLDILLGRLKGDELNPARPASPFIYNMPGDNHVGWMLDMRLLFSALVDGDFLDTEAHFNGTEEGKRYRAAGPTLDPKDALRALERFRASVQRDSKAEQQVVQLREDLWRACLAAADQLPGLFTLSAPTGSGKTLSMLAFALAHAKRHGLRRVVVVIPYLTIIEQTAAVYRSAFQEDFPEAFVLEHHSLASGLAGTGDDSAERYWERLLAENWDAPIVVTTSVQFLDSLFSNRPSACRKLHRLAGSVILFDEVQTLPLPLAIPTLAALSHLSSRCRTTVVFATATQPAFDHLDREVRKWVAPGWQPREIAAPEINLFRCLRRVEVRWPDPPVPTSWDNLCQELGKRDQALVIVNLKRHASHLAYRLFDEWRDALFHLSTAMCPAHRQAVLAAVRRRLEAEERCLLVSTQCVEAGVDVDFPAVYRAFGPLEAIAQAAGRCNREGRRPCGEVVVFFPEEDSVFPDRSYERAASVAQSLLTELGTAHMDIRDPALYRRYYERLYSLAKPEDLRRELQDAIRAFDFPEVARRYHVIAQDSISVLVPYREQIQDYEALTAEGQTKGLSADWMRRAQPLVVSVPRPRQEDLIRQCLAPLPLRRGGVSDDWFVYVCREDYDPLTGLTPPKAPPVWLV, from the coding sequence ATGGGAAGCAATAACGAGTGGTTCGCCCATTCCGCGAATTCGTCAGGTAGACGCCACTGTCTGCGAGAGCACTTAGCTTCAGTCTCTCGCCTAGCGGCAGAGTTCGCCGAGGGGCTTCCGTGGGCCGACGAAGCACGATTCTCCGGTTTGCTCCACGACTTGGGGAAGTACGGCGATATCTTCCAGGCGAGACTTAGGGGCGAGGCCAAGGGCATTGACCACTGGTCGGCCGGCGCGTGGGCCGCCCTACGAGACTCTCGATCGGTCGCCGCAGCCTTGGCGATTCAAGGACACCACATCGGTCTTCAGCGGCTGGGCAAGGACGCTCTAAGGGCGATGGACCCGGATCGACTTGCCGAAAGCCATCCGTTGGGGCTGCAGCTCTCAGAAACGCAGCTCGACATACTGCTGGGTCGCCTAAAGGGCGACGAACTCAACCCTGCCCGTCCAGCCTCGCCTTTTATTTACAATATGCCAGGCGACAATCACGTTGGCTGGATGCTCGACATGCGGCTTCTTTTCTCAGCGCTCGTGGACGGGGACTTTCTGGACACCGAGGCTCACTTCAATGGTACGGAAGAGGGGAAACGGTATCGTGCTGCTGGGCCGACACTAGATCCGAAGGACGCTCTGCGCGCCCTGGAACGATTCCGCGCCAGCGTACAACGAGACTCAAAGGCTGAGCAGCAGGTCGTTCAGTTGCGTGAGGACCTCTGGAGGGCTTGTCTTGCTGCCGCGGACCAACTGCCCGGACTTTTCACTCTCTCGGCACCCACCGGCTCAGGCAAGACACTCTCGATGCTTGCCTTTGCCTTGGCCCACGCCAAGCGGCACGGCCTTCGGCGAGTGGTAGTCGTGATCCCGTACCTCACCATCATCGAGCAAACAGCAGCGGTGTACCGCAGTGCGTTTCAGGAAGATTTCCCGGAGGCGTTCGTGCTGGAGCACCATAGTCTGGCAAGCGGTCTGGCGGGAACGGGAGACGACTCTGCAGAGCGCTATTGGGAACGCCTTCTGGCCGAGAACTGGGACGCTCCCATCGTGGTCACTACGAGCGTCCAATTCCTAGATTCGCTTTTCTCCAATCGACCCTCTGCTTGCCGAAAGCTGCATAGGCTGGCTGGGAGCGTCATCCTTTTTGACGAGGTGCAGACCCTGCCACTGCCCCTGGCGATTCCGACCCTCGCCGCCCTTTCGCACCTTTCTAGCCGCTGCCGGACGACGGTGGTCTTCGCCACAGCCACTCAGCCCGCTTTCGACCACTTGGATCGTGAGGTGCGGAAATGGGTTGCCCCAGGCTGGCAGCCTCGTGAGATCGCTGCGCCAGAGATCAATCTGTTTCGGTGCCTTCGTCGTGTCGAGGTGCGGTGGCCCGACCCGCCGGTTCCTACGAGCTGGGATAACCTTTGCCAGGAGCTAGGTAAACGCGACCAGGCGCTCGTGATCGTTAATCTGAAACGTCACGCGTCGCATCTGGCCTACCGCCTTTTTGATGAGTGGCGGGACGCTCTATTTCATCTTTCCACAGCTATGTGTCCGGCTCACCGGCAAGCGGTCCTCGCCGCAGTGCGCCGTCGGCTTGAGGCTGAGGAGCGCTGCCTGCTCGTATCCACGCAATGTGTCGAGGCAGGGGTGGACGTGGACTTCCCAGCGGTTTACCGAGCCTTCGGGCCGCTGGAGGCCATCGCGCAGGCGGCTGGGCGGTGCAACCGTGAGGGGCGAAGACCATGCGGAGAGGTAGTAGTCTTCTTCCCGGAGGAGGATTCGGTATTCCCCGACCGATCCTATGAGCGCGCTGCTTCAGTAGCTCAAAGCCTCTTGACCGAACTGGGTACTGCCCATATGGACATCCGGGACCCCGCTCTATACCGGCGATATTATGAGAGGCTCTATAGCCTGGCCAAACCAGAGGATCTGCGGCGGGAACTTCAGGATGCGATCCGAGCCTTTGACTTTCCGGAGGTGGCGCGGCGATACCACGTCATTGCACAGGACTCCATCAGCGTCCTCGTACCCTACAGGGAGCAAATCCAGGACTACGAAGCGCTCACCGCTGAAGGACAGACGAAGGGCCTCTCCGCGGACTGGATGCGTCGAGCCCAGCCGCTTGTGGTCTCGGTCCCCAGGCCAAGACAAGAGGATTTGATCCGCCAGTGCCTGGCCCCGCTGCCGCTGAGGCGTGGTGGCGTATCTGACGATTGGTTCGTGTACGTTTGTCGGGAAGATTACGATCCCTTGACGGGACTCACACCCCCGAAGGCGCCACCCGTGTGGCTGGTCTGA
- the rnhA gene encoding 14.7 kDa ribonuclease H-like protein: MTTAQGAGGPDAGPIPHGLRLIIHIDGGARGNPGPAGIGVMLETDDRRLCRTFCRYIGEATNNVAEYEALLLALREARILHPADVAIRSDSELLVRQVQGRYRVKNPRLRVLYTQALDLIHELAAASCRFSVEHIGRELNRQADALANRAIDEALAGVPRDEKRS, from the coding sequence GTGACGACGGCGCAGGGGGCGGGGGGGCCGGACGCCGGCCCGATTCCGCACGGCCTGCGGCTGATCATCCACATCGACGGGGGCGCGCGCGGCAATCCCGGACCGGCCGGGATCGGTGTGATGCTGGAGACGGATGATCGGCGGTTGTGCCGGACCTTCTGTCGTTATATCGGCGAGGCAACGAATAACGTCGCCGAATATGAAGCGCTCCTGCTGGCGCTGCGGGAGGCAAGGATACTCCACCCTGCCGATGTCGCGATCCGGTCCGACTCCGAACTGCTGGTCAGACAGGTCCAGGGCAGATATCGGGTCAAAAACCCCCGCCTCCGCGTCCTGTACACGCAGGCGCTCGACCTCATCCACGAACTGGCGGCGGCGAGCTGTCGGTTCTCAGTTGAGCATATCGGTCGCGAACTGAACCGCCAGGCGGACGCCCTCGCGAACCGCGCGATCGATGAAGCCCTGGCCGGGGTCCCCCGAGACGAGAAACGATCGTGA
- a CDS encoding transcriptional regulator yields MPEISRFFGVVIKMFYNDHQPPHFHAEYAGSEALIVIDTLEVYRGELPRRALALVLEWAALHRDALREDWRLARGGELPRPISPLE; encoded by the coding sequence ATGCCGGAGATCAGTCGGTTCTTTGGCGTTGTGATCAAGATGTTCTATAATGATCACCAGCCACCGCACTTCCACGCCGAGTATGCGGGGTCCGAGGCACTGATCGTCATAGACACGCTGGAAGTGTACCGAGGGGAGCTGCCGCGACGCGCGCTGGCCTTGGTCCTCGAATGGGCTGCGTTGCACCGCGACGCCCTTCGGGAGGACTGGCGGTTGGCACGCGGGGGCGAGTTGCCGAGACCGATCTCTCCCCTGGAGTAA
- a CDS encoding DNA polymerase III, producing the protein MRNLEIATLFHEIADLLEIKDDNAFKIRAYRRAAMNLESLTEEIEAVAARGGLADIAGIGKDLAAKIRQALETGRMAYLDELRAEIPRGVVELMAIPGVGPKTAKLLFQQLQVDSVETLESLALQGKLLGLPGVKQKTVDNILKGIQVVKAGRERMPLGRALPLAHELVRILEQLPEVRQISLAGSLRRMRETVKDVDLLVTSAQPAKIMAVFTSLPQVSEVLLQGETKATIRHREGIQVDLRVVEPDCFGAALQYFTGSKTHNIRVREFAVRKGLKVSEYGVFQEATGTRIAGAGEEEVYNAIGLPYIPPELREDAGEVEAALEGRLPHLLTLSDLRGDLHAHTNWTDGHHTLEALIEAAQRKGYEYIIVSDHSRAATVAGGISEEKLLEQIGRIRALSKKYPKIRILAGSECDILADGSLDFPDRALAQLDIVVCAIHSRFKQDRAGMTARIVKALSNPYVHIFAHPTGRLIGERDPYDVDMEAVLAAARQYGKALEINAQPSRLDLNDHHARQAKELGVKLAISTDTHVLDQLDNMALGVAVARRAWLEKADVINTWPLDKLLTWAHKSRPKVA; encoded by the coding sequence ATGAGAAACCTCGAAATCGCCACGCTGTTTCACGAGATCGCCGACCTGCTGGAGATCAAGGACGACAACGCCTTCAAGATCCGAGCCTACCGCCGGGCGGCCATGAACCTGGAGTCTTTGACCGAGGAGATCGAGGCGGTCGCGGCCCGCGGCGGCCTCGCCGACATCGCCGGAATCGGCAAGGACCTGGCGGCCAAGATCCGGCAGGCGCTCGAGACCGGGCGCATGGCGTATCTGGACGAGCTGCGCGCGGAGATCCCCCGCGGCGTGGTCGAGCTGATGGCGATCCCGGGCGTCGGGCCGAAGACCGCAAAGCTCCTCTTCCAGCAGCTCCAGGTCGATTCGGTCGAAACACTCGAAAGCCTGGCCCTGCAAGGGAAGCTGCTCGGCCTGCCGGGAGTCAAGCAGAAGACGGTCGACAACATCCTCAAGGGGATTCAGGTCGTCAAGGCAGGGCGAGAGCGAATGCCGCTTGGGCGGGCCCTGCCCCTGGCCCACGAGCTGGTCCGGATCCTGGAGCAGCTCCCCGAGGTCAGACAGATCAGCCTGGCCGGCAGCCTTCGGCGGATGCGCGAGACCGTCAAGGACGTCGACCTCCTCGTCACCTCCGCACAACCGGCCAAGATCATGGCGGTCTTCACGTCGCTCCCGCAGGTCTCGGAGGTACTGCTCCAGGGCGAGACCAAGGCCACCATCCGTCACCGGGAAGGGATCCAGGTCGACCTCCGCGTGGTCGAGCCGGACTGCTTCGGTGCCGCGCTGCAGTACTTCACCGGTTCCAAGACCCACAACATCCGGGTGCGGGAGTTCGCGGTCCGCAAGGGGCTGAAGGTCAGCGAGTACGGCGTCTTCCAGGAGGCCACCGGCACGCGGATCGCCGGCGCCGGCGAGGAAGAGGTCTACAACGCGATCGGCCTGCCGTACATCCCGCCAGAGCTTCGGGAAGACGCCGGCGAGGTCGAGGCGGCCCTCGAAGGGCGCCTGCCACATCTGCTGACACTGTCCGATCTGCGCGGCGACCTGCACGCCCACACCAACTGGACCGACGGCCATCATACCCTTGAAGCGCTCATCGAGGCGGCCCAGCGGAAGGGGTACGAGTACATCATCGTCTCGGACCACTCCCGAGCGGCCACTGTTGCGGGCGGCATCTCCGAGGAAAAACTGCTCGAGCAGATCGGCCGGATCCGCGCCCTCAGCAAGAAGTACCCGAAGATCCGGATCCTGGCAGGCAGCGAGTGCGACATCCTGGCCGACGGGAGCCTGGACTTCCCGGACCGGGCGCTGGCCCAACTCGACATCGTGGTCTGCGCCATCCACTCCCGCTTCAAGCAGGATCGGGCCGGGATGACCGCCCGGATCGTCAAGGCCCTCAGCAACCCCTACGTCCACATCTTCGCCCATCCGACCGGCCGCCTGATCGGCGAGCGCGATCCCTACGACGTCGACATGGAGGCGGTCTTGGCGGCGGCCAGGCAGTACGGCAAGGCCCTGGAGATCAATGCCCAGCCGTCGCGCCTCGACCTGAACGATCACCATGCGCGGCAAGCGAAGGAGCTGGGGGTCAAGTTGGCCATCAGCACCGATACCCACGTCCTCGATCAGCTCGACAATATGGCCCTCGGCGTCGCTGTCGCCCGCCGCGCCTGGCTTGAAAAGGCCGACGTCATCAATACCTGGCCCCTCGACAAGCTGCTGACCTGGGCCCACAAATCCCGCCCAAAGGTTGCCTAG
- a CDS encoding ORF6N domain protein, whose translation MMGQDVAPIEGLIVTIRGHRVILAADLAEIYGVQTRVLNQAVKRNPEKFPGDFVFQLTLDEAETVQRSRSQIVILKRGLNIKYLPYAFTEHGAIMAANVLALKYVRPVRDERYATNYGGAGSGKPGDH comes from the coding sequence ATGATGGGACAAGATGTCGCTCCGATCGAGGGACTGATCGTGACCATCCGGGGTCACCGGGTGATTCTCGCGGCGGATCTTGCCGAAATCTACGGTGTGCAGACTCGCGTCCTGAATCAGGCGGTCAAGCGGAATCCGGAGAAGTTCCCAGGGGACTTTGTCTTCCAACTAACCCTCGATGAGGCGGAAACGGTCCAACGATCAAGATCACAAATTGTGATCTTGAAACGAGGTCTCAATATTAAGTACTTACCGTATGCATTTACCGAACACGGCGCCATTATGGCAGCGAACGTACTTGCGTTGAAATATGTTCGGCCAGTCCGCGACGAGCGATACGCGACCAACTACGGGGGCGCGGGCTCCGGGAAGCCAGGTGACCATTGA
- the lpxC gene encoding UDP-3-O-[3-hydroxymyristoyl] N-acetylglucosamine deacetylase encodes MSHQRTLQRIVTCEGTGLHTGRPVTMALRPAPSNSGVVFKRIDLPLAPTIEAIPAHIVDVNHATTIGKDGVKVRTIEHLMAAFAGTGLDNVLIELDGSEVPAMDGSAAPFVELIRAAGLKRQMVARTYLKIKERVVIETERSSIQIVPSERLQVIYTMRFDHPALGDQSVAFDITRERFAEEIASCRTYGFLKDIKELHRRNLGLGGSFDNAIVIGDGGVLNGDLRFRDELVRHKVLDLLGDLYLLGRPVVGTIIAHGAGHHLHTRLVREIQHHLDLEHPASVRSGVIERWARPLLQPERSLEVAPS; translated from the coding sequence GTGAGCCATCAGCGAACGCTTCAGAGAATCGTCACATGCGAAGGGACAGGGCTTCACACCGGCCGGCCGGTTACGATGGCTCTCCGTCCCGCCCCATCAAACTCCGGTGTCGTATTCAAGCGTATCGATCTTCCCCTCGCGCCCACGATCGAGGCCATACCCGCGCACATCGTCGACGTCAATCACGCCACTACGATCGGGAAGGACGGCGTCAAGGTGCGGACCATCGAACACCTGATGGCGGCGTTTGCGGGAACGGGGCTGGACAACGTCCTGATAGAACTCGACGGCTCAGAGGTTCCGGCTATGGATGGCAGCGCGGCGCCCTTTGTCGAGCTGATCAGGGCAGCAGGTCTCAAACGACAGATGGTGGCCAGAACGTATCTCAAGATCAAAGAGCGTGTGGTGATCGAAACCGAGCGCTCGAGCATTCAGATCGTCCCTTCAGAGCGCCTTCAGGTCATCTACACGATGCGATTCGACCACCCGGCCCTGGGAGACCAGTCGGTCGCCTTCGACATCACCAGGGAGAGGTTTGCCGAAGAGATTGCATCATGTCGAACCTACGGCTTCCTCAAGGACATCAAAGAGCTTCACCGTCGGAACCTGGGTCTGGGCGGGTCCTTTGACAATGCGATCGTGATCGGCGACGGTGGCGTACTGAACGGCGATCTCCGATTTCGAGACGAGCTGGTTCGCCATAAGGTTCTCGACCTGTTGGGAGATCTCTATCTCCTTGGCCGGCCGGTCGTCGGGACCATTATCGCGCACGGCGCGGGGCACCACCTGCACACCAGGCTTGTACGGGAGATCCAGCATCATCTGGATCTGGAGCATCCGGCTTCCGTCCGCAGTGGCGTGATTGAGCGATGGGCGCGACCGTTGTTGCAGCCGGAGCGATCCCTCGAGGTCGCCCCTTCGTAA
- a CDS encoding RNA polymerase sigma70 factor — protein sequence MADTRKPRQPLKATLRGAHRQTTHPSHAVPARTVLSKQGKQDKTAAASVTSSAKSARGNAGSKNAKKPMTITRTDIKEGIKPLVSLGRKKGYLTYEEVNSFLPEEVTSGDQIDKILNLFDEMDIEVVDETERTKAVKSPEPQQEEESAEVEPELAPPTGGRTDDPVRMYLREMGKTPLLTREGEIQIAKRIEEGHKEVAEAVCQAGVAVREITEIGERLLHGKARIFELLSLNEFDEISEQKERELLTEHTPALEALRDEQVKIDGLRRRYQRGVGRLSERWQQKILNELARRKAAQATLIRKLHVNQRVIDRVVARIRNLLERIEQGEHELRDVARSHRLSMEDIRTLSGNGRGKTTAVRGILRRAGLDRKGLDECEHAISTIQRKIRSVEEEADAAGKELRSLLHAITTGEQKAHFAKKEMVEANLRLVISIAKKYTNRGLQFLDLIQEGNIGLMRAVDKFEYQRGYKFSTYATWWVRQAITRAIADQARTIRIPVHMIETINKLTRASRYLVQEFGREPTPEEIAQKIDLPVDKVRKVLKIAQEPISLETPIGEEEGSHLGDFIEDKAVISPIEAVIGMNLSGQTEQVLETLTEREQKILKLRFGLGDGRDHTLEEVGQQFDVTRERIRQIEAKALRKLRHPTRSRKLKSFVES from the coding sequence ATGGCAGATACACGCAAGCCAAGACAGCCGTTAAAAGCCACTCTGCGGGGAGCGCATCGTCAGACGACGCATCCTTCACATGCGGTTCCCGCACGGACCGTCTTGAGCAAACAGGGTAAGCAGGATAAAACAGCGGCGGCATCGGTCACCTCGTCAGCCAAGAGCGCTCGGGGCAATGCCGGCTCCAAGAACGCGAAGAAGCCGATGACGATCACCCGGACCGATATCAAAGAAGGCATTAAGCCGCTGGTATCGCTTGGGCGAAAAAAGGGGTACCTGACCTACGAAGAGGTAAACAGTTTTCTGCCGGAAGAGGTCACCTCTGGCGATCAGATCGACAAGATCCTGAATCTTTTCGACGAGATGGATATTGAGGTCGTCGACGAGACGGAGCGAACGAAGGCGGTGAAATCACCGGAGCCCCAGCAGGAAGAAGAGAGCGCCGAGGTCGAACCGGAGCTGGCCCCGCCGACCGGGGGGAGGACTGACGACCCGGTTCGAATGTATCTGCGAGAAATGGGGAAAACCCCTCTGCTGACCCGTGAGGGGGAGATTCAGATAGCAAAACGCATCGAAGAGGGCCACAAAGAGGTTGCCGAAGCTGTCTGCCAGGCAGGGGTCGCGGTTCGAGAGATTACGGAAATCGGAGAGCGGCTGTTGCACGGGAAAGCGCGTATCTTTGAACTGCTCTCGCTTAACGAATTTGATGAAATCTCCGAGCAGAAAGAGCGCGAGTTGCTGACCGAACATACGCCGGCCCTGGAAGCCCTCCGAGATGAGCAGGTCAAGATTGATGGACTCCGTCGCCGTTACCAGCGCGGTGTCGGCCGTCTGAGCGAGCGGTGGCAGCAGAAGATCCTGAATGAGCTGGCACGCCGCAAGGCGGCGCAGGCCACGCTGATTCGCAAGCTCCATGTGAACCAGCGGGTGATCGATCGGGTCGTGGCCAGAATTCGCAATCTCCTGGAGCGCATTGAACAGGGGGAGCACGAGCTCCGCGACGTGGCGCGGTCCCATCGCCTGTCTATGGAGGATATCAGGACCCTCTCCGGGAACGGCCGGGGCAAGACGACCGCCGTACGCGGGATTCTGCGCCGGGCGGGGCTCGACCGGAAAGGACTGGATGAATGTGAGCACGCGATCTCAACCATCCAGCGGAAGATCCGGAGCGTAGAGGAGGAGGCTGATGCCGCCGGCAAGGAGCTGCGGTCGTTGCTTCATGCCATTACCACCGGCGAGCAAAAGGCTCACTTCGCAAAAAAAGAGATGGTGGAGGCCAACCTCCGCCTGGTGATCAGCATCGCGAAGAAATACACGAATCGCGGCCTCCAATTCCTTGATCTGATTCAGGAGGGCAACATCGGCCTGATGCGGGCAGTGGATAAATTTGAATATCAACGAGGCTATAAGTTCAGTACCTACGCCACGTGGTGGGTCCGCCAGGCTATCACGCGAGCCATCGCCGACCAGGCGCGTACGATCCGGATCCCCGTTCATATGATCGAGACCATCAACAAGTTGACCCGCGCCTCCCGGTACCTGGTCCAGGAGTTCGGGCGGGAGCCGACACCGGAGGAGATCGCTCAGAAGATCGATCTGCCGGTCGATAAGGTCAGGAAAGTGTTGAAGATCGCTCAGGAACCGATCTCGCTGGAAACGCCTATCGGGGAGGAAGAAGGATCTCATCTTGGCGACTTCATCGAGGATAAAGCGGTGATCTCCCCCATCGAAGCCGTCATCGGGATGAACTTAAGCGGTCAGACCGAGCAGGTTCTCGAGACGCTGACGGAACGAGAGCAAAAGATCTTGAAGCTCCGTTTCGGACTCGGGGATGGACGGGATCATACCCTGGAGGAAGTCGGCCAGCAGTTTGACGTCACCCGCGAGCGGATCAGGCAGATTGAGGCCAAGGCGCTGCGCAAACTCCGCCATCCTACTCGAAGCAGGAAACTTAAGAGTTTTGTGGAATCGTAG
- a CDS encoding ORF6N domain protein, whose protein sequence is MPKKHVTVAQDVCLPAERIERSILMVRGERVMLDADLAELYGVETRALIQAVKRNAERFPPDFAFELTPEEFNALRSQIVISRWGGRRYPPYAFTEHGTAMLSSVLRSPRAVRANIEIMRTFVRLRRMVASNAELARRLHDLEKKYDTQFKAVFDAIRALMTTSVKPRRSIGFRVEEAEPRYRVRRPRRKAPR, encoded by the coding sequence ATGCCGAAAAAGCATGTAACTGTCGCGCAAGATGTCTGCCTGCCCGCCGAACGCATCGAGCGCTCTATTCTCATGGTCCGCGGCGAACGGGTGATGCTTGATGCGGACCTCGCTGAACTCTACGGGGTCGAGACACGCGCTCTCATACAGGCCGTCAAGCGGAATGCCGAACGCTTCCCGCCGGACTTTGCCTTCGAACTGACCCCTGAGGAGTTCAATGCCTTGAGATCACAAATTGTGATCTCAAGATGGGGCGGCCGCCGGTATCCGCCCTATGCATTTACGGAACATGGGACCGCCATGTTGTCGAGTGTACTGCGAAGTCCTCGGGCCGTGCGCGCGAACATCGAGATCATGCGGACATTCGTGCGGTTGCGTCGGATGGTTGCCTCCAATGCAGAACTGGCTCGGCGTCTGCATGACCTCGAGAAGAAGTACGACACTCAGTTCAAGGCCGTCTTTGACGCCATCCGCGCACTGATGACCACGTCGGTCAAGCCGCGTCGCTCGATCGGCTTCCGGGTCGAGGAGGCGGAGCCGCGCTACCGGGTACGTCGGCCTCGGAGGAAAGCGCCGCGATGA